A DNA window from Drosophila virilis strain 15010-1051.87 chromosome 4, Dvir_AGI_RSII-ME, whole genome shotgun sequence contains the following coding sequences:
- the Kaz1-ORFB gene encoding uncharacterized protein Kaz1-ORFB yields METSHLFALFLLLAGVNAYPQFPDWNARNPDDQLLNTFISGQPIRPTSSTTTPQPTTASPRVLACIQSCPATSEYNPICGSDNVNYYNAGRFDCAVRCGQNVRRLHLGICSTT; encoded by the exons ATGGAAACTTCCCATTTATTCg ctttgtttttgctgctcgcAGGGGTAAACGCCTATCCGCAATTCCCGGACTGGAATGCACGGAATCCCGATGACCAGCTGCTGAATACCTTCATCAGTGGGCAGCCGATTAGACCTACCAGCTCGACGACAACGCCTcagccaacaacagcatcGCCTCGCGTCCTGGCCTGCATCCAATCCTGTCCAGCGACCAGCGAATATAATCCCATTTGCGGCAGCGACAATGTTAACTATTATAATGCGGGACGTTTCGACTGCGCCGTTCGCTGTGGTCAAA atgTTCGTCGTTTACACTTGGGAATCTGCAGCACAACGTAA
- the LOC6628698 gene encoding trehalose-phosphate phosphatase, whose protein sequence is MPERQIAPVISRLEEFEQNLPGYLGSHSKLAILLDYDGTLAPIADNPSQTKMDDELENLLHKLAKHPQIFLSVISGRGLKDVQAHVNIEGVTYAGNHGLEIEYPDGSRHDYELPADVKRNYTAMVEELRQRLEKNGAWVEDKRVSLTYHYRDTPVELKDDQKQLAIEICERHGFRANLAHEAIEAKPPVNWNKGEAALYILNGKFGNAWAKEVLVVFAGDDTTDEDAMRVLQGLGLSFRIAADAQTQTFADFRLPKQDLMTDLFKWIASVYLS, encoded by the exons ATGCCGGAGAGACAAATTGCACCAGTTATCAGCCGCTTGGAGGAGTTTGAACAGAATCTGCCCGG TTACCTGGGCTCACACTCCAAGCTGGCCATACTGCTGGACTATGATGGCACCTTGGCGCCCATTGCGGACAATCCCAGCCAAACGAAAATGGATGATGAACTGGAGAACTTGCTGCACAAGTTGGCCAAGCATCCGCAAATCTTTCTGTCTGTGATTTCGGGCCGTGGGTTAAAGGATGTTCAAGCGCACGTGAACATCGAGGGTGTCACCTATGCGGGCAATCATGGACTCGAAATTGAGTATCCGGATGGTTCGCGTCACGATTATGAACTGCCCGCTGACGTCAAGAGGAATTACACGGCCATGGTGGAGGAACTAAGGCAGCGTTTGGAAAAGAATGGCGCCTGGGTGGAGGATAAACGCGTCTCGCTCACCTATCACTATCGCGACACGCCCGTCGAGCTGAAGGATGACCAAAAGCAGCTGGCTATCGAGATCTGTGAACGTCACGGTTTCCGTGCCAATCTGGCGCACGAGGCCATCGAGGCGAAGCCGCCAGTTAATTGGAACAAGGGCGAGGCAGCGCTCTACATTCTGAATGGTAAATTTGGCAATGCCTGGGCAAAGGAGGTGCTTGTGGTGTTTGCGGGCGATGATACCACCGATGAGGATGCCATGCGG GTACTCCAGGGCTTGGGACTCTCATTCCGCATTGCAGCCGATGCACAGACGCAAACCTTTGCGGATTTCCGTTTGCCCAAACAGGATCTGATGACGGATCTGTTTAAATGGATAGCCTCTGTTTATCTCTCTTAG
- the LOC6628700 gene encoding uncharacterized protein isoform X1 yields MLRPGLFHIGLSTVLLLLLGQALAIDYSNPKSQVEYISAQPGDKPNIVPITRPPLLNQTPPPPPGNSKNFAYNPKSQTWTKIDAHDPQPDEDTLVWNQSNDKWLTRVPGS; encoded by the exons atgcTGAGACCAGGGCTATTTCACATAGGCC TATCTacagtgttgttgttgctgttgggccAAGCGCTGGCCATTGACTACTCCAATCCCAAGTCGCAGGTGGAATATATAAGTGCGCAGCCAGGAGACAAGCCGAACATTGTGCCAATAACGCGGCCTCCTTTGCTCAATCAaacaccgccaccgccgccaggcaattccaagaattttgcatacaaTCCTAAAAGTCAAACCTGGACAAAGATTGATGCGCACGATCCACAGCCGGATGAAGATACATTGGTCTGGAATCAAAGCAATGATAAATGGCTAACCAGGGTGCCGGGATCTTAG
- the LOC6628700 gene encoding uncharacterized protein isoform X2 — MLRPGLFHIGLLLLLLGQALAIDYSNPKSQVEYISAQPGDKPNIVPITRPPLLNQTPPPPPGNSKNFAYNPKSQTWTKIDAHDPQPDEDTLVWNQSNDKWLTRVPGS, encoded by the exons atgcTGAGACCAGGGCTATTTCACATAGGCC tgttgttgttgctgttgggccAAGCGCTGGCCATTGACTACTCCAATCCCAAGTCGCAGGTGGAATATATAAGTGCGCAGCCAGGAGACAAGCCGAACATTGTGCCAATAACGCGGCCTCCTTTGCTCAATCAaacaccgccaccgccgccaggcaattccaagaattttgcatacaaTCCTAAAAGTCAAACCTGGACAAAGATTGATGCGCACGATCCACAGCCGGATGAAGATACATTGGTCTGGAATCAAAGCAATGATAAATGGCTAACCAGGGTGCCGGGATCTTAG
- the LOC6628697 gene encoding uncharacterized protein produces MAEQKKAPLLKKEEDYVKALEGFITPDKDQVVLLLDYDGTLAPLTEELSVMPKDTEINIKKLAANEKIFMVVFSGRELSEIKNHLKFPNVTYAGNHGLEVEYPSGKKFKIEMPEELLEKHNKLVAELREKVVCSGAWVEDKKISVTYHYKGVTDKLKAKLIAEAKGLIQSHGFQLIETPYALEGKPRVNWDKGEGAKMILEKHFDADWAKNLKIIYVGDDTTDEDAIKVLHGIGKTFRVSELPTLKTYANYQIKTVEEVGWLLKAVQAFYEKKKKV; encoded by the exons ATGGCTGAGCAAAAGAAGGCACCACTCTTGAAAAAGGAGGAGGATTATGTGAAGGCTCTGGAGGG TTTCATTACGCCCGATAAGGATCAGGTTGTTCTGTTGCTGGATTATGATGGCACACTGGCGCCGCTTACCGAGGAGCTGTCCGTCATGCCCAAGGATACTGAGATCAATATCAAGAAATTGGCCGCCAACGAAAAGATCTTCATGGTTGTGTTCTCCGGCCGTGAGCTGAGCGAAATCAAGAACCATCTGAAATTCCCCAATGTTACCTATGCGGGCAATCACGGTCTGGAGGTTGAATATCCTTCCGGCAAGAAGTTCAAAATCGAAATGCCCGAAGAGCTGCTGGAGAAGCACAACAAGCTGGTCGCCGAACTGAGGGAAAAG GTCGTTTGCTCCGGCGCCTGGGTGGAGGACAAGAAGATCTCGGTGACCTATCACTACAAGGGTGTCACCGACAAGCTGAAGGCCAAGCTGATTGCCGAGGCCAAGGGTCTGATCCAGTCCCATGGCTTCCAGCTGATCGAGACGCCCTACGCTCTGGAGGGCAAGCCGCGCGTCAACTGGGACAAAG GAGAGGGCGCCAAGATGATTCTGGAGAAGCACTTCGATGCCGACTGGGCCAAGAATTTGAAAATCATTTATGTGGGCGATGATACCACCGACGAGGATGCCATTAAGGTGCTGCATGGCATTGGCAAGACGTTCCGTGTCTCGGAGCTGCCAACGCTGAAGACCTATGCCAACTATCAGATCAAGACCGTCGAGGAGGTTGGCTGGCTGCTGAAAGCCGTTCAGGCCTTCTacgagaagaagaagaaggtcTAA
- the LOC6628480 gene encoding SOSS complex subunit B homolog, whose amino-acid sequence MYNAECIAIKDIKPGLKNINVIFIVLEVGVATVTKENREVRNFKVGDPTASINVSIWDEPGKLIAPGDIIRLTKGYASIWRHCLTLYSGKNGEVFKIGEFCMIFNEALNMSEPKRGDPQSPAPQAGMVAVPTPVVTPVGVVAGAVQPPVITTPAVVVPPTIVKQAARGGRAGTARAGTLKAERR is encoded by the exons ATGTACAACGCAGAATGCATAGCTATAAAGGATATCAAGCCCGGACTGAAGAACATTAATGTCATTTTCATAGTACTTGAG GTGGGCGTGGCGACGGTGACCAAAGAGAACCGCGAGGTGCGCAACTTTAAAGTGGGCGATCCCACAGCCAGTATTAATGTGTCCATTTGGGATGAGCCGGGCAAGCTGATAGCTCCGGGCGATATCATAAGACTGACCAAGGGCTATGCGTCCATTTGGCGCCATTGTCTCACGCTGTATTCCGGCAAGAATGGCGAGGTCTTCAAGATCGGCGAATTCTGCATGATATTCAACGAGGCGCTCAACATGAGCGAGCCCAAACGTGGCGATCCGCAGTCACCTGCGCCACAAGCTGGCATGGTTGCTGTGCCGACGCCCGTCGTGACTCCCGTGGGCGTGGTAGCCGGTGCCGTGCAGCCACCAGTGATCACAACGCCCGCAGTGGTGGTGCCGCCCACAATCGTCAAGCAAGCGGCACGCGGCGGTCGTGCCGGCACAGCACGGGCTGGCACACTCAAAGCGGAGCGCAGATGA
- the pyx gene encoding transient receptor potential channel pyrexia has product MENVRFSIIENDLKWQSESETVDMELLFDKRSISSEANSDAVFSNEAHEIFTRQQQSQVLWQPQEIEETLCAVPNGAHILDMVKSGCFLELMIEPSDCNLALICCAIYGSVENIIYLLTHYNADPNTSDSRGRTPLHFACCRANAAIAKVLLDRGSDPNRWEDKKEVTPLHCAASSKSVECILLLLRRKANINIGINRRSALHYAIDGDAVDCVETLLKYGADPNTPQVYTETPLHTACASGFTKCVQLLLNHNADVRSQFGEGKVTALHLAAENDYAECVQLLLEHGADVNCRNASQQTPLHLACLSQSISSVEILLKHGANVNAVYRDGRTALHAAIVKQSRCLDCCNALLKAGADVNKADDYGYTPLHIAALNEFSSCVYIFIEHGADLTARTDGHTTALTFIVRRCPEIIPKLMHKLDSSIKANDHEIGDVDCQIKLDFHLLVPSSSTEKGEAELMLSLIEVGQKRILMHPLCETFLFLKWRRIRKFFLMSLAYHTCFVMLFTLYVIGVYVRCCKEGETCLAPDYVTTIGYFVIVLNLMLLCKELFQMAHGLHGYAKYWENWLQWTIVFGVLLCVTPEILWTGDLLAVPMWQHHVAAVVILLVWLELMMLVGRFPIFGVYVQMFTKVAVNFGKFLMAYICLLIAFGLSFAVLFNDYPAFENITWSFLKSFTMMSGELEFEDIFYGDYAVKFPVTSHIIFLAFVLLVTVILTNLMLGLAVSDIQGLQVSATLDRLVRQAELISRLESLFFSRLLRNAPLVNYCKRKALLRTSRDRLQFTVRPNDPRDRSQLPEDIKLNIYKLVAERRDRNMSMRRRQFEKNYHMFSRSLRQRQQAGSRAESKASPQRQQLETPYTTQTQYFQVNELLRPRSATNVPQQLRQEHELKPNDWRVELQVLKDQIAQLTAKFDKFTETALRKLNYSANELCRMRQQQTPTPASTTETLRHHR; this is encoded by the exons ATGGAGAATGTGCGTTTTTCCATCATC GAAAACGATCTGAAATGGCAGTCGGAGAGCGAGACGGTCGATATGGAACTGCTGTTTGATAAGCGCAGCATCTCCAGCGAGGCCAACAGCGATGCCGTCTTCAGCAATGAGGCCCATGAGATTTTCACACGCCAGCAGCAGAGCCAGGTGCTCTGGCAGCCGCAGGAGATCGAGGAGACGCTCTGCGCGGTGCCAAATGGCGCGCATATTCTGGACATGGTCAAATCCGGTTGCTTTCTGG AGCTAATGATCGAGCCGAGTGATTGCAACCTGGCTCTAATATGCTGTGCCATCTACGGCTCCGTGGAGAATATCATATACCTGTTGACCCACTACAATGCCGATCCAAACACCTCAGATAGCCGCGGTCGCACCCCGCTGCACTTTGCCTGTTGTCGCGCCAATGCGGCCATAGCCAAAGTTCTGCTCGATCGTGGCTCCGATCCCAATCGCTGGGAGGACAAGAAGGAGGTGACGCCGCTGCATTGCGCTGCCAG TTCGAAAAGCGTGGAGTGCATTTTACTGCTGCTGAGACGCAAAGCGAATATCAACATTGGCATCAACAGGCGATCGGCCCTGCACTATGCCATTGACGGCGATGCGGTCGATTGTGTGGAGACTCTATTAAAGTATGGCGCCGATCCGAACACACCGCAGGTGTACACCGAGACACCGCTGCATACCGCCTGCGCATCCGGATTCACCAAATgcgtgcagctgctgctgaatcACAATGCCGATGTGCGCTCCCAGTTCGGCGAAGGCAAGGTGACGGCATTACATTTGG CCGCCGAGAATGACTATGCGGAGTgtgtgcagctgctgttggagCACGGCGCCGATGTGAACTGTCGCAATGCCAGCCAACAGACACCACTGCACCTGGCCTGCCTCTCCCAGTCGATAAGCAGCGTGGAGATTCTGCTGAAGCACGGAGCCAATGTGAATGCCGTCTATCGGGACGGACGCACCGCTCTGCATGCCGCCATCGTGAAGCAGTCGCGTTGCCTGGACTGCTGCAATGCGCTCCTAAAGGCCGGCGCCGATGTCAACAAAGCGGATGACTATGGATACACGCCCCTGCATATTGCCGCCCTCAACGAATTCAGCAGCTGTGTCTACATCTTTATAG AACATGGCGCAGATCTGACGGCTCGCACCGACGGACACACAACGGCTCTGACATTCATTGTCCGGCGTTGTCCGGAGATAATACCCAAGCTAATGCACAAGCTGGACAGCTCGATCAAGGCCAATGATCACGAGATTGGCGATGTCGATTGTCAAATTAAGTTGGACTTTCATCTGCTTGTGCCCAGCTCATCGACGGAAAAGGGCGAGGCGGAGCTAATGTTGAGCCTCATCGAAGTGGGCCAGAAGCGCATACTTATGCATCCGCTATGCGAAACCTTTCTATTCCTCAAGTGGCGCCGCATACGCAAGTTCTTTCTCATGAGCCTCGCCTATCACACCTGCTTCGTGATGCTCTTCACCCTCTACGTGATCGGTGTCTATGTGCGCTGCTGCAAGGAGGGCGAGACGTGCCTGGCACCCGACTATGTGACCACCATTGGCTACTTTGTGATTGTCCTGAATCTCATGCTGCTCTGCAAGGAGCTCTTCCAAATGGCGCACGGCCTGCACGGCTATGCCAAGTACTGGGAAAACTGGCTGCAATGGACCATTGTCTTCGGTGTGCTCCTCTGTGTG ACACCAGAAATACTATGGACCGGCGATCTATTGGCAGTGCCCATGTGGCAGCATCATGTGGCTGCGGTGGTCATTCTGCTGGTCTGGCTGGAGCTGATGATGCTGGTGGGTCGTTTTCCCATATTTGGCGTCTATGTGCAAATGTTTACCAAGG TCGCTGTCAATTTTGGCAAGTTCCTGATGGCCTACATCTGTTTGCTGATTGCCTTTGGCTTGAGCTTCGCGGTGCTCTTCAACGACTATCCGGCCTTCGAGAATATAACATGGTCCTTCCTCAAGTCATTCACCATGATGTCCGGCGAGCTGGAGTTCGAGGATATCTTCTATGGCGACTATGCGGTCAAGTTTCCAGTCACATCTCATATCATATTTCTAGCCTTCGTGCTGCTGGTTACGGTTATACTGACCAACCTGATGCTGGGCCTGGCCGTCAGCGATATACAGGGCCTGCAGGTGTCCGCCACGCTGGATCGACTGGTGCGACAGGCGGAGTTGATATCGCGCCTCGAGAGTCTCTTCTTTTCCAGGCTGCTGCGCAATGCCCCACTTGTGAACTACTGTAAGCGCAAGGCTCTGTTGCGCACCTCGCGCGACCGCCTGCAGTTCACAGTGCGTCCAAATGATCCGCGCGATCGCTCCCAGCTGCCGGAGGACATCAAGCTGAACATATACAAGCTGGTGGCGGAGCGGCGTGATCGTAACATGAGCATGCGACGGCGCCAGTTCGAGAAGAACTACCACATGTTCAGTCGCAGTctgcgccagcgccagcaggCGGGCTCCAGGGCGGAGTCCAAGGCATCGCCCCAACGACAACAACTCGAAACTCCGTATACGACACAGACCCAGTACTTCCAGGTAAACGAGCTGCTGCGTCCGCGTTCCGCTACAAAtgtgccgcagcagctgcgccagGAGCACGAACTGAAGCCGAACGACTGGCGCGTCGAGCTGCAAGTGCTCAAGGATCAGATTGCCCAGCTCACAGCCAAGTTCGATAAATTCACGGAGACCGCGCTGCGCAAGCTGAACTACAGCGCCAACGAACTGTGCCGCATGAGGCAACAGCAAACGCCCACGCCGGCCTCGACAACGGAGACACTGCGTCATCATCGTTGA